The bacterium genome window below encodes:
- a CDS encoding S46 family peptidase, with translation MSLRRCILPLIFILAFTSQLLAQEQSEFVLENGTMWTFDRPPVEYFTQTYGFTPEASWFEDVRMSALRFANHCSASFVSNSGLVMTNYHCGIDAVISVSKPGEDLRKDGFYAARQEDERRVDGLYVDQLVEIIDVTEEVAGAMAAGESAEQAFQLRDSKIGEIEERLKGDDMYCQVVTFYSGARYSAYRYRRYDDVRLVFSSELSFAFFGGIYDFWSYPRYSFDCDLFRVYENGKPLKPKHYFRWSREGAAPGDPIFVVGNPGRTGRLVTADMLTFERDIRVPYLVQLLTDRKEILEQWIKAHPEDAAGYFDEFFGVVNGQEAYYGRLLGLQDDELIQRRRDFDTRFRAAVMKDAAMADEFGDLWTEIADNTAKRRTVGRDLLAMRTNGLGVSAHVARAAQLVMYLEQMKLPEEERQEMYRGNSATLIRRKLAQPLETVAQIERMTLQRQLALMQHTLDETDPLMSEVLGGLTPEQAADRLLEASVLDDSAAVAALLEDEQAFSSDPFLPLAAEMLRRAKTAAATSAPLATRLEELRGDMGRALYAVYGDHVPPDATFTLRISDGVVRGYVYNGTIAPPITTFHGMFDRNISFAQSDLAWDAMMNGNAFDLPPKWKNVPGDFDADTPMNFVSTCDIIGGNSGSPVINVNREIVGLAFDGNIESLPGEFIFAPDKGNRTISVHSAGILESLRHVYKADRIVSEIESSR, from the coding sequence ATGTCGCTGCGCCGCTGCATCCTTCCCCTGATTTTCATTCTTGCATTCACTTCCCAACTCCTTGCCCAGGAACAATCCGAGTTCGTTCTGGAAAACGGAACGATGTGGACGTTTGATCGTCCACCTGTCGAATATTTCACCCAGACCTATGGCTTTACGCCCGAGGCATCCTGGTTTGAGGATGTCCGCATGTCCGCCCTGCGATTTGCGAACCATTGTTCCGCATCCTTCGTCAGTAACAGCGGACTCGTGATGACAAACTATCACTGCGGCATCGATGCGGTAATTTCCGTCTCGAAACCGGGAGAGGATTTGCGCAAAGACGGTTTCTATGCTGCGCGTCAGGAGGATGAACGCCGGGTTGACGGACTGTATGTCGACCAGCTCGTGGAAATCATCGATGTCACGGAGGAAGTCGCCGGCGCGATGGCCGCCGGGGAAAGCGCGGAACAGGCTTTTCAGCTGCGCGACAGTAAAATCGGCGAAATCGAGGAACGGCTCAAAGGCGATGACATGTATTGCCAGGTGGTCACGTTTTACAGCGGAGCGCGTTACTCCGCGTATCGCTATCGCCGCTACGACGATGTGCGCCTGGTGTTTTCAAGCGAACTTTCCTTCGCCTTCTTCGGCGGGATCTACGATTTCTGGTCCTACCCCCGCTATAGCTTCGACTGTGACCTGTTTCGTGTCTACGAGAACGGCAAGCCGCTCAAACCCAAACATTATTTTCGCTGGAGCAGGGAAGGTGCGGCACCGGGTGACCCCATTTTCGTCGTCGGGAATCCGGGACGTACAGGCCGCCTCGTCACCGCGGATATGCTGACATTCGAGCGCGATATTCGCGTGCCCTACCTCGTGCAGCTGCTGACCGATCGCAAGGAGATCCTCGAGCAGTGGATCAAAGCGCATCCGGAAGATGCCGCCGGATATTTCGATGAATTTTTCGGTGTGGTCAATGGACAGGAGGCGTATTACGGCCGTCTGTTGGGACTGCAGGATGATGAGCTGATTCAGCGGCGCCGGGATTTCGATACGCGTTTCCGGGCGGCTGTCATGAAGGATGCCGCCATGGCGGATGAGTTCGGCGACCTCTGGACAGAGATTGCTGACAACACCGCGAAGCGTCGCACTGTCGGACGCGACCTGCTTGCGATGCGCACGAACGGACTTGGCGTAAGCGCGCACGTCGCACGTGCAGCACAGCTTGTGATGTATCTCGAACAGATGAAGCTGCCCGAGGAGGAGCGCCAGGAAATGTACCGCGGCAACTCCGCGACACTTATTCGCCGTAAACTGGCACAGCCCCTGGAAACCGTTGCGCAGATAGAGCGCATGACGTTGCAGCGTCAGCTCGCGCTCATGCAGCATACGCTCGACGAAACCGATCCCCTGATGAGCGAAGTACTCGGTGGATTGACGCCGGAGCAGGCGGCAGACCGTCTCCTTGAAGCGAGCGTGCTTGACGACAGCGCAGCGGTTGCAGCGCTGCTTGAGGATGAACAGGCCTTCAGTTCCGACCCGTTTCTCCCGCTTGCCGCAGAGATGCTTCGCCGTGCAAAGACTGCGGCCGCGACGAGTGCGCCGCTGGCAACGCGTCTCGAGGAACTGCGCGGCGACATGGGACGCGCCCTTTACGCAGTGTACGGCGACCATGTGCCGCCCGATGCCACGTTCACCCTTCGCATCTCCGACGGTGTGGTCAGGGGTTATGTATACAACGGTACCATCGCTCCCCCGATCACAACCTTCCACGGGATGTTCGACCGCAACATTTCTTTCGCGCAGTCGGATCTGGCATGGGATGCCATGATGAATGGCAACGCTTTCGATCTTCCGCCAAAGTGGAAAAACGTACCCGGGGATTTCGACGCGGACACGCCGATGAACTTTGTGTCCACCTGTGATATCATCGGAGGGAATTCCGGGAGTCCTGTCATCAACGTCAATCGAGAGATCGTCGGACTCGCATTCGACGGAAATATTGAATCCCTGCCCGGTGAATTCATCTTTGCGCCGGATAAAGGGAATCGCACCATCTCAGTGCATTCAGCTGGAATCCTGGAAAGCCTCCGGCATGTGTATAAGGCCGATCGCATCGTGAGTGAGATCGAGTCCAGCCGCTGA